A genomic region of Populus nigra chromosome 11, ddPopNigr1.1, whole genome shotgun sequence contains the following coding sequences:
- the LOC133667976 gene encoding trans-resveratrol di-O-methyltransferase-like has product MHGAELLQAQAHVWNHIFNFVNSMSLKCAIQLGIPDVIHNHGKPMTLSELVAVLPIHPSKAPGVYRLMRVLVHSGFFATQNNSGETEGEGYVLTNASQLLIKDNPFSVTPFLLAMLDPILTQPWHYVSVWFQNDVPSSFYTAHQRTLWEYAGHETKLNHFFNEAMASDARLVSSVLVNECKGVFEGLNSLVDVGGGTGTVAKAIAKEFQHLDCTVFDLPHVVAGLEGSENLKYLGGDMFEAIPQADAILLKWILHDWNDEECVKILKQCKEAIKGREGGKLIIIDMVVENNKEVEGSTETQLFFDMLMMILVTGKERNEKEWAKLFTDAGFSNYKINPVLGLRSLIEVYP; this is encoded by the exons ATGCATGGTGCTGAGCTACTTCAAGCTCAAGCTCATGTTTGGAATCACATCTTCAACTTCGTAAACTCAATGTCTCTAAAATGTGCTATTCAACTAGGCATACCGGATGTTATCCATAATCATGGAAAACCCATGACCCTTTCTGAACTTGTCGCTGTCTTGCCCATTCACCCATCCAAAGCCCCTGGAGTCTATCGCCTCATGCGCGTACTGGTCCATTCTGGTTTCTTTGCGACACAAAATAATAGTGGAGAGACTGAAGGAGAAGGCTATGTTCTCACCAATGCTTCTCAACTCCTTATCAAGGACAACCCTTTCAGTGTAACACCATTCTTGCTAGCCATGCTTGATCCAATTTTAACACAACCATGGCATTATGTAAGCGTTTGGTTCCAAAATGATGTCCCTTCCTCGTTCTATACGGCCCATCAAAGGACACTTTGGGAATATGCTGGCCATGAAACAAAGctcaatcatttctttaatgAAGCTATGGCAAGTGATGCTCGATTGGTTTCGAGTGTGTTGGTAAATGAGTGCAAGGGAGTTTTCGAAGGGTTAAATTCGTTGGTTGATGTTGGGGGTGGCACTGGAACTGTGGCCAAGGCAATAGCTAAAGAATTCCAGCATTTGGATTGCACAGTCTTTGATCTCCCACATGTGGTAGCTGGTTTGGAGGGAAGTGAAAACTTGAAATATCTTGGTGGAGACATGTTCGAGGCAATTCCTCAAGCAGATGCAATTCTGCTGAAG TGGATTCTTCATGACTGGAATGACGAGGAATGCGTGAAAATACTCAAGCAATGCAAGGAGGCAATTAAGGGCCGAGAAGGAGGAAAGCTGATTATCATAGATATGGTGGTGGAGAACAATAAAGAGGTAGAAGGTTCAACTGAGACACAGCTCTTCTTTGATATGCTGATGATGATCTTGGTcacaggaaaagaaagaaacgagAAAGAATGGGCCAAACTATTCACTGATGCTGGCTTCAGTAACTATAAGATCAACCCAGTTCTGGGTTTAAGATCTCTCATTGAAGTTTATCCTTGA